The nucleotide sequence TTGAGGACGTCTGCTCCGAGATCGCCCAACCGCATGCTGGCCAGCGGGCCGGCCATCGCGATCGACAGATCGAGGACTCGGTAGGAGTCGAGGACACCCATGCGTCTGCTCGTTTCGTCTTGTTGGAAGGGAGAAGCTCAGCTGGTGCCGGAACGTCTGGAGTCCCGGCGGATGTCGTGCTGGGCGCCGAGGACGAGTTCGCGCATGAGCGAGGCGGCCTGTTCGCCCTGCCGAGCAACGATCGCGTCGAGCACGGCCTTGTGCGAGGGAAGGGTTCGCCGGTTGCGCCGGACATTGCGCGTGTGGACCTGGCGACCGGCGGCCAGCGCGGCCGAGAGCAACTCATCGAGATGGATCAGCAACTCGTTACCGCCGGCCTGAACCACCGCACGGTGGAAGGCCAGATCGTGCTTGATGAACTCGTCGGGGTCCTGCAGGCTCGACTCCATCAGCAGGTAGGCCTCCCGGATCGGCGTGAGCGTCTCCCGGCGCTTCGTCCGGGCCGCTAGTCGGGCCGCTTCGGGTTCGACGGCAACCCGCAGGCCCGACAGGTCATCGAGCTGCTGCCCGGTGGGCGAACTCTCGTAGCGCCAGGCCAGGACGTCGGGGTCGAGCAGGTTCCAACCAGACTCCGGCTGGACGGTCGTGCCGACTTTGGGCCGTGCCAGGACCAGACCCTTGGCGGTGAGCACCTTGATCGCCTCGCGCACGGCCGGACGCGAGGAGGCCAGCTCAGTGACCAACTCGCTCTCGGTCGGCAACTGCTCGCCGGGCAAGAGTTGCCCGGAGACGATGCGGGAGCCGAGTTCATGCACCAACCGCCCGTGCACCCCGTCGGCGCGGTAACCGCGCGCTGGGCCAGGACTGGTCATGACGACACCATACGAGGACGCAGGACGGGCGCGCAAGCATTTGTCAGATGAATAGACTTATTCATCTGACAATTATGGGCGAGCCGTTGACCGCGCGCACTTCCTGGACCTAGCATCCGGTCTGTCGCACCCACCGTCCTACCACCGTCATACCGCCGTCATCGCCCGCCGTACCGCCCTCATATCCCCGCCGTACTCACGCAGCAGCTTCAGCCCGCCGTCCGCGAATCGGAGATCGCCATGCCCATGGACCGCTTTCAGAACCGGGTCGCCCTCGTCACCGGTGGCGCTTCCGGAATCGGCCTGGCCACCGCGCGGCGACTGATCGCCGAGGGAGCCCAGGTCGTCATCCTCGATCGCGACGCCCGGTCGCTGGCCGAGGCCGTCGCCGAGCTCGGCCGCCCGGCCAGTGCGATCGAAGCCGACGTCTCGGCTCCGGCGGAGATGGCCGAGGCCGTCGCGACCACGCTGCAACGGCACGATCGCCTGGACGTGGTCGTGACCGCCGCGGGCGTGGACCAGTGCGACACCGTTCCCGGTACGAGTCTGGCGGAATGGCGCACGGTCATGGACGTCGATCTCGACGGCGTTTTCTACCTGTGCCGGGAGGCCATTCCGGTGTTCGTCGACCAGGGCTCGGGTGCGATCGTCACGCTGTCCTCGGCGATCGGAACGGTCGGGGAGCGACGCCGATCGGCCTACTGTGCGGCCAAGTCGGGGGTGGAGAACCTCACTCGCGCGATGGCGCTGGACCACGGCGCCCAGGGCATTCGCGCCAACTGCGTAGCTCCGGGGCTCATCGACACCCCGCTGATCCGGGGCGGCAAGGTCAGCACGGGCGCCAATGGCGGGGTGGAGGCGATGGTGGCAGCTCATCACGCCATCCCGCGCATCGGGCGGCCGGACGAGGTGGCAGCCGCCATCGCGTTCCTGGCCAGCGACGATGCCTCGTTCATCACCGGGACGGTCCTGGCCGTCGACGCCGGGTGGACGGCCGCCTGAGCGGTCGGCCGGCTGCGCGGTCGGCGCGGTCGGCGCGGCGCTCAGCGTTCGGTGAGGTACTTGCGCGTGGAGGGCCGTCGGCGATTCCAGGAATCCATGATGTGGGACCACATCGCCCGGTCGGCTGCCTCCGGGTCGCCGGCCTGGATGGCCTCGGCGATTGCGGTGTGCTCAGCCAGCGTCCTCACGATCGACTCGTCGGTGTAGGAGCCGTGGTATCGCACATTGGTGCGAGCCTTGTCGTGGATGGAGGTCACGATCGCGCGGCCGAGCCGGTTCTGCGACAGCTCCATGACGACGTCGTGGAAGGCGACGTCCGCTTCGGAGAAGAGCGCGACCGAATCGGCGACGTTGCGCATCGCGGCGAGGGCGTCGGCGATCCGCCCCTTCTGCCCGGTGTCGGCGACCCGTGCCGCCGCGGCAGCCATCTCGCGCTCCAGCGCCGCCCGTACGGTGATCAGCTCGTCCAGGATGTTGAGGCTCTCGTCCTGACGGATGAGCGAGCTGAGCACGATCTCGTCGATCATGTTCCATTCGCGGGAGTCGGTGACCTGCGTTCCTTTGCCCTGGACAATTCTGACCAGGCCCTTTTCCTGAACCACCTTCACCGATTCCCGCACGACCGTGCGTGAGACGTCGAAGTGGACGCACAGGTCGGCTTCGGGAGGTAGGGCCGCCCCGGGCGGAAAGCGCCCGCTGACGATGTCGTCCACCAGTGCCTGGACCACGGCCGTGCCCAGGCGTGAACCGCGGCCCTGGGGGCGTAACGGGGCGCGGTCGGAAGGCAGCCCCACCGTCGTGCCAGGCTGACCGGGCGCGCCGGACTGGCGCTCAGCGGTGATCGCGACCGGTGTGTCCACTGTGTCCACGGAACCTCCGTTGGGAACTCGAGTTGAGTTCGAACAATCAGATGCTAGACCATTGCCATGACGTCATATGTGTGATGACATATGTCCACGCGCCGAAACGAGCAGGAAACATCGAGTGCGCTCCACGAGACGCTCGACCCGCAGCACACCGCCCGGCGCCCGCACGTCGATGGTCCCTTTCCCGTTCCATCCGTCCTCTTCGATAGGAACCAGCATGAATCGAGGCTGTGCCCCTGCTGCGCCGAATCGCCGATCCGGCCGCAGCATCGCCACCATCGCCCGGCTAGCCGGTGTCGCCGGCACCGCCGCACTGGCTGCGGTCGTGCTCGCGGCCTGCTCCGGCGGGACGTCGGTCGGCGGCGCCAACGCTGCCGGCAAGACCGACTCCTCCAGCCCCTTCGGCTTCAAGACCGCCGCTCAGGACGCCAACGCCGACATAACCGTGTGGGTCGACTCGACGCGCCTCGATGCGGCCAAGGCGTACCAGAAGGCCAACCCGGCGGCCAAGATCAAGATCGTCACCTACGACGGCAACGCCAACGGTTCGGGCACTCTGAAGACAAAGACCCAGCTGTTCGACAAGGCGGGGTCCGGCTGGCCCGACGTGGTCTTCACGACCGACAACAACTCCGCCTCGTGGGGATCGCAGTCACCGTCGTACTTCACGGCCCCGCTGAACAAGGGCCTCATCGATTCCAGCACGCTGTCCGGGTTCGCCAAGGGGGCCCTGGACCCGTGCACCGTCAACGGCACCGTGTACTGCCTGCGCAACGACCTGGCCCAGGACGTCCTCTGGTACAACAAGAAATTGATGGACCAGTGGGGCTACACCGTGCCCGCGACCTGGGAGGACTACCAGGCCCTGGCCGGCAAGGTCGCCACCGAACATCCCGGGTACCTCGTCGGAACGGCCGGTGACGCCTGGACGCCCGAGATGTACATGTGGGGCAGCGAATGTCCCGCCAACCAGGTAACCGGCGCCAAGGCCATCACGGTCAAGGCCACCGACCCCAAGTGCGTGCGAGCGGCCACCATGCTCGACAGCCTCATCGCCAACAAGACCATGTCCACCCTGCCGATCTTCGGCGCGGACTTCGCCAAGACCCAGGGCAGCAAGGTCCTGATGATGCCCGGCCCGGCGTGGTACGGCGGCGCGGTGTTCCAGGGCACGATCAAGACCCCCAAGGGCGAGATTGCGGTGGCGCCGGCGCTGCACTGGGCCGACCAGAGCACCCCGGTCACCGGCAACGTCGGTGGCGGCGCCTGGTGGATCTCCAGCCACTCGAAGAATCTGGCCGCAGCGAAGGCGTTCGCGACCTGGGTGACCACGTCCGACGCCTACCAGGCGGATCTGTCGCCGGGCTTCCCGGCTTACTCCTCGGCCGCCGCCAAGTGGATTGCCAAGCAACAGGCCAGTGGGTACTGGGCCAACGACATCTCCGCGCCGATCATCGCCGCCGCCGGTGAGGTCTGGTCCGGCTGGGGCTCTCCGGAGTTCAGTCAGGAAGCAGTCTGGTCCAAGGTCGTGATCTCCGGTATGACTCAGGGCAAGACGATCGCCTCCTTGCTGCCGGCCTGGCAGAAGGGCATCGAGGATCAGGCCCAGGTCTTCGGCTACACGGTCGGCAAGTGACCGTCGTTTCTCACCGGGAGGACCGCGTGCAGGCCGCCCGTTCGCAGTCCAGCCCCGCCAGGAGCCGGTCCCGCACCGGCTCCTGGCGCCCGGCCTCGGGCCACGTCTTCGTCTCCGGTTACGTGGTCCTGCTCGCCCTCTTCGGGCTCGTCCCGGCGCTGTACTCGCTCTATCTCGCTTTCACCGATGCCAGCGGCAAGTTCAGCGGCGTCAAGAACTTCACGCGTAGCGCCAAGGACTATCGCTTCATTCCCGCCGTCCAGCACGTCGCGGTGTACCTGGTGCTGTGGCTGGTCACGCTGACGATCTTCGTGGTGTTGCTCGCCCTCGTCGTGCATCGGCTGACGTCGCGGCGGACGAAGGCGGTTCTGCGGTTCGTGTACTACGTCCCCGGTGCGCTCGCCGGCGCGAGCAGCGTGCTGCTCTGGCTGTTCGTGCTGGATCCGGCGGTCAGCCCGGTGTCGAAGCTGCTGCGCTGGACGGGCAACGACAACTTCGCGCAGGTGATCGTGCCCAATCACCTGCCGGCCGTCTTCACCATCATCGCGTTCTGGACCGGGGCCGGCGGCTGGATCGTCGTCCTGTACGGCGCGCTGAACACCATCCCGACCGAACTCATGGAGGCCGCGCGGGTCGACGGCGCGAATGCGGTGCAGACCGCCCTGCGAATCCAGCTCCCCATGCTGCGCAAGTGGATCGCCTACATGTTGATCCTGTCGTTGGCGGCCGGCACCCAATTGTTCGTCGAACCGCAACTCGTCTCGCAGGCCAGCTTCGGGATCGTCGGCAACGACTACTCGGTCAACCAACTGGCCTACCAGTACGCGTTCAGCCAGAACGACTTCAACGGCTCGGCCGCCATTTCCATCGACCTGCTCATCGTGGCCCTGATCTGCGCCGGATTCTTCGTCGCCCGTGGCCGACTCTTCGAGACGGACTGAGGAACCACGATGTCGCAAGCAACCCTTTCCGCGGCCGCCCGGGCCAGGACGGCCCGACCGGCCGACCGCACACGCGGTTCGGCGGCCCGCATCAGCTCACGCGGGCTGATCACGCTGTTTCTGCTGGTTTTCGTGGCGTTCTTCCTCGTCCCGATCCTCTGGCTGCTGCTCGCCGCGACCAAGTCGCCGAGCAACCTGGTGTCCGGGCATGCGTTCTCCATCGGCTCCTGGCACGACCTGCGCACGAACTGGAACCATCTCATGAGGTTCCAGGACGGGGCGGTCAAGACCTGGATGAAGAACTCGGTCATCTACGCCGTGGGATCGCTGATCATCACGTTGCTGGTCAGCGTCCCCGCCGGTTACGCCATGGCCAAGATGGA is from Jatrophihabitans telluris and encodes:
- a CDS encoding FadR/GntR family transcriptional regulator, coding for MTSPGPARGYRADGVHGRLVHELGSRIVSGQLLPGEQLPTESELVTELASSRPAVREAIKVLTAKGLVLARPKVGTTVQPESGWNLLDPDVLAWRYESSPTGQQLDDLSGLRVAVEPEAARLAARTKRRETLTPIREAYLLMESSLQDPDEFIKHDLAFHRAVVQAGGNELLIHLDELLSAALAAGRQVHTRNVRRNRRTLPSHKAVLDAIVARQGEQAASLMRELVLGAQHDIRRDSRRSGTS
- a CDS encoding SDR family NAD(P)-dependent oxidoreductase, whose translation is MPMDRFQNRVALVTGGASGIGLATARRLIAEGAQVVILDRDARSLAEAVAELGRPASAIEADVSAPAEMAEAVATTLQRHDRLDVVVTAAGVDQCDTVPGTSLAEWRTVMDVDLDGVFYLCREAIPVFVDQGSGAIVTLSSAIGTVGERRRSAYCAAKSGVENLTRAMALDHGAQGIRANCVAPGLIDTPLIRGGKVSTGANGGVEAMVAAHHAIPRIGRPDEVAAAIAFLASDDASFITGTVLAVDAGWTAA
- a CDS encoding FadR/GntR family transcriptional regulator translates to MDTVDTPVAITAERQSGAPGQPGTTVGLPSDRAPLRPQGRGSRLGTAVVQALVDDIVSGRFPPGAALPPEADLCVHFDVSRTVVRESVKVVQEKGLVRIVQGKGTQVTDSREWNMIDEIVLSSLIRQDESLNILDELITVRAALEREMAAAAARVADTGQKGRIADALAAMRNVADSVALFSEADVAFHDVVMELSQNRLGRAIVTSIHDKARTNVRYHGSYTDESIVRTLAEHTAIAEAIQAGDPEAADRAMWSHIMDSWNRRRPSTRKYLTER
- a CDS encoding ABC transporter substrate-binding protein, which produces MNRGCAPAAPNRRSGRSIATIARLAGVAGTAALAAVVLAACSGGTSVGGANAAGKTDSSSPFGFKTAAQDANADITVWVDSTRLDAAKAYQKANPAAKIKIVTYDGNANGSGTLKTKTQLFDKAGSGWPDVVFTTDNNSASWGSQSPSYFTAPLNKGLIDSSTLSGFAKGALDPCTVNGTVYCLRNDLAQDVLWYNKKLMDQWGYTVPATWEDYQALAGKVATEHPGYLVGTAGDAWTPEMYMWGSECPANQVTGAKAITVKATDPKCVRAATMLDSLIANKTMSTLPIFGADFAKTQGSKVLMMPGPAWYGGAVFQGTIKTPKGEIAVAPALHWADQSTPVTGNVGGGAWWISSHSKNLAAAKAFATWVTTSDAYQADLSPGFPAYSSAAAKWIAKQQASGYWANDISAPIIAAAGEVWSGWGSPEFSQEAVWSKVVISGMTQGKTIASLLPAWQKGIEDQAQVFGYTVGK
- a CDS encoding carbohydrate ABC transporter permease, with amino-acid sequence MQAARSQSSPARSRSRTGSWRPASGHVFVSGYVVLLALFGLVPALYSLYLAFTDASGKFSGVKNFTRSAKDYRFIPAVQHVAVYLVLWLVTLTIFVVLLALVVHRLTSRRTKAVLRFVYYVPGALAGASSVLLWLFVLDPAVSPVSKLLRWTGNDNFAQVIVPNHLPAVFTIIAFWTGAGGWIVVLYGALNTIPTELMEAARVDGANAVQTALRIQLPMLRKWIAYMLILSLAAGTQLFVEPQLVSQASFGIVGNDYSVNQLAYQYAFSQNDFNGSAAISIDLLIVALICAGFFVARGRLFETD